The DNA region ATTACAGCCTCTCAGATGTGATTATATAGCAGCCGCACCCAGTTGAcccctccctctgtgtctcccTCTATCGTCTTCACGCTCCTGCCACCTCTTCTCCGTCACTCCTCACATGACCTTGGTGCGTTGGAGGGGGTCACACACCGCTGAGACCAGATTGCAGTACTAGATTATACCCCATTATTTTGAAGGTTGTTTTTCAGTGGAGTGTAACATTAGGTTGACCCGGTTTGTTTATAAGCTCCAGCAAGAGGTGCAACATTTTTTAccctatttatttttattataattattatttttataagcATGGGTCCAGAGACAAAGATGGAGACTGCTGTCTCTAATGTCAAATAGTTCTACTGGTTAAATGTGCTATGTTCAATGtccaatgtttttttctaacCACAGATAATgcagctaaaaaaaaacaagcattttgCCTTGCCAAAAGTGGCCTTTTGTTTCGAGTGTAGCATCATTCTGACCACATTTATTACTGTCTAGAATGGCGTTTCTCAAGAAGATCTTGTATTGATGGTGGCATTAGATTACTGCGGAGTCTTCTCCTGCACATCCTGGAGACTCTAGTGTTGAGGGTTAGACCACTTTATTAGAGTTTGAGCTTGATAAATTGTGGCATTGTTATTTTGGAATAGGCCCATGCCACGAGGGAGGAAAAATCCATTGATGGAAAACCCTGGTCATTCAGAACCTTTATGTAGCAAACACCTTGTGTTCTAAGCTGAAACATATTAATCTCATCTTAAATTGTAAggtggttgttttgttttacactaGAAGTGAAAAGTTTAGTCACTGCTCCTTATTCAGTTGACCATTGTGTGACTTTTGTGGGGTACTAAGCACTTGACACACGGTATACACACTCTGTTGTGGCTGGGtgctttttgctgctgctgattaaTGAATGTTGTAACTATTCACCCTCGTCCAGGTGGCTACACAAATGGCGCTAGTCTAGTTTCTAAGGCGTTGGACCAGGTCGCTGACTTATTGACACCTTAAAGTACACTTGTTTATTTGCTCACCTTCCCTCTACCACATAGATGTCAAGCCCTCCAACATCCTGGTCAACTCTCGCGGGGAGATCAAGCTGTGTGATTTTGGTGTGAGCGGCCAGCTCATAGATTCCATGGCCAACTCCTTTGTTGGAACGCGCTCCTACATGTCGGTGAGTCAGCTCTGCACGCCTGCACCCCCACCCCTTTTTCCTCTGGCCCTCACCCCActttccttctccttttttctcACATTGCTCTTGTTCACTGGCCCCGCCCTCTGCCTTCCCTTTCTCTGGCCCACCCTCTGTCCCCTGCCAAGAACGAAGGGCTGTGCCCAGGAAAGGACTGCTTGGCAAAGAACTAGGCAGCAGTGCATGCTCTCTAacgtcctcctctccctgcactCTTAAACACCTGGTGGGTGCACTGTTGAAAGCTGCTTTCTCCTTCGTCCTGTTTTCTTTCCCAGACCACAAAATCAGTGTTGCAGAGACGTTTGCTCTTTAATCAgaattctctctctttctcgcacgcgcccacacacacacacacacttgtctatGCTCACACTTGAAACTCGAAATGTCTAAAGGAGGTCTTATTTTCCTGCCAAACCCTCCCATCCCCTGTCCTCTTGCCCTAACCACACCTTACTTCTCTTTGCCATAACACCCCACTcatccctcacccctcccttcacCCTCTACTCCATTTCCTGTGCTTTCCTTTTCTAGCTCTCTATCCAACCCTCTCTCCTGCCTGGCATTTTGGCTGTACCTGCTCCTCTGACGTGGTTTGTATGTTTTTCAACAGCCGGAGAGACTGCAGGGCACCCACTACTCTGTTCAGTCTGACGTGTGGAGCATGGGCCTGTCCCTGGTGGAGCTGGCGATTGGCCGCTACCCTATACCCCCACCAGACGCCAAAGAGCTGGAGGCCATCTTTGGACGGGCTGTTATGGATGGCGCTGAGGGGGAACCACACACCAACATGCAGAGGCCCAGGCCACCAGGCAGGCCCATGAGTGGTATGAAACACAAAAGTGTTCCTCCAGCCTCAGAGTGATGGGAATTTTCCTTAAATTTCTTGGTCAATAACAAggtttgtgatgtgttttgatCACAGGACATGGAATGGACAGCAGACCTGCCATGGCCATCTTTGAACTTTTGGACTACATTGTGAATGAGGTAAGAGAAATTGCCCACTGAATGTACACACAGACTTCTGCTTTTAGGCTTGTAGTGTATATGCACAAAATGTACTTTTCTGCTTTAGTTCTCCTTATTAAATCTGTTTGTCGCTTCCCCCTAAGCCACCTCCCAAACTGCCACATGGTGTTTTCACCAATGACTTCCAGGACTTTGTGACAAAATGGTGAGTACAGAACACAGCGTGTTTGAACGGAGCTACTGTACCAAATAAGTGTTTTTTCCCCGTATGTGCTTCTTTCCAGTTTAGTCATCATGTATTACATTGTAAAAGTTCTTGTTTGATTAACTGGTGAGTTTTAAAGGTTGACTGAAATGCATAAATGTTTTTGAATTTGTGGTAGCCAAGAAATTGTCCTAGGCAGTTTAAAAAATGCAGTTTTGTGACAAATTTCATCAAACatatagaaaatatattttagttTGTAATGAATATTCAAATATTAATTAATGGAAATTAATTATTGTCATTTGCAATTGCAGTTTGATCAAAAACCCAGCAGAGAGGGCAGATCTCAAGATGCTAATGGTAGGTACctgaattcattttaatttgagcTATTGCTAGGATGTATGTGCTCTTTTAGTAAAGTTGGTAGCAGCACAAATAACTGGTTATCATTCTTTGGGTTCTATTTGTAGAGTCACACGTTCATCAAGCGATCTGAAGTGGAGGAAGTAGACTTTGCTGGCTGGCTGTGCAAAACCATGGGGCTCAACCAGCCCAGTACCCCCACCCGCAGCACTGAGTGAACAGGCCCCAATCAAGTCTACATGTTCTTGGGTCTCTCTTGCATAGGCATACATAAA from Betta splendens chromosome 4, fBetSpl5.4, whole genome shotgun sequence includes:
- the map2k2a gene encoding dual specificity mitogen-activated protein kinase kinase 2a — protein: MAPKRRPVPLNITPIGEGQATSNTLDAASEANLEALQKKLGELDLDEQQRKRLEAFLTQKAQVGELKDEDFDPICELGAGNGGVVNKVRHKPSGLVMARKLIHLEIKPAIRNQIIRELQVLHECNSPYIVGFYGAFYSDGEISICMEHMDGGSLDQVLKEARRIPEEILGKVSIAVLRGLAYLREKHQIMHRDVKPSNILVNSRGEIKLCDFGVSGQLIDSMANSFVGTRSYMSPERLQGTHYSVQSDVWSMGLSLVELAIGRYPIPPPDAKELEAIFGRAVMDGAEGEPHTNMQRPRPPGRPMSGHGMDSRPAMAIFELLDYIVNEPPPKLPHGVFTNDFQDFVTKCLIKNPAERADLKMLMSHTFIKRSEVEEVDFAGWLCKTMGLNQPSTPTRSTE